In Musa acuminata AAA Group cultivar baxijiao chromosome BXJ2-3, Cavendish_Baxijiao_AAA, whole genome shotgun sequence, the following proteins share a genomic window:
- the LOC103977971 gene encoding uncharacterized protein LOC103977971 has product MVWSTDRSVFGRGRGMALTAEATAAAKAGYVTRRGEKGSGAAPLFRADYMFWWEQQGEFMERRQLFLRSYHFSRRQGPRERVRRTLLRVRRLVWARLRAARRLPRLLWAKLRAVLSGGGVGRRRRRSHRLGSVQFQRLPHRRSASNSSSGSSAEWSSW; this is encoded by the coding sequence ATGGTTTGGTCCACTGATCGATCCGTATTCGGTAGGGGAAGGGGAATGGCGTTAACAGCagaggcgacggcggcggcaaAAGCGGGGTATGTGACGAGAAGAGGGGAGAAGGGCAGCGGGGCGGCGCCGTTGTTCCGAGCGGACTACATGTTTTGGTGGGAGCAGCAGGGGGAGTTCATGGAGCGCCGGCAGCTCTTCCTTCGGAGCTACCACTTCTCCCGTAGGCAGGGCCCTCGTGAGCGGGTGCGCCGCACCCTGCTCCGCGTCCGCCGCCTCGTCTGGGCCCGCCTCCGCGCCGCCCGCCGTCTGCCTCGCCTCCTCTGGGCCAAGCTCCGCGCCGTCTTGTCCGGCGGCGGCGTCGGCCGCAGGAGGCGGCGCTCCCACCGCCTCGGCTCCGTCCAGTTCCAGCGGCTGCCACACCGACGCAGCGCCAGCAACAGCAGTAGCGGCTCCTCCGCCGAGTGGTCCAGCTGGTGA
- the LOC135607295 gene encoding protein CANDIDATE G-PROTEIN COUPLED RECEPTOR 7-like, with protein sequence MAMEAKALVLAMMIMLSWIWAVRAEIREMEVWSDARSIIPFDEFGFTRWGGLELNVTGIAFSSALESTAAAAGDMDLSQLGFFLCTRDAWLHVLRQLQDLDITCALQSDLVRVVYSFDRLLPPPNPSGVAVARASTFRLALNLTDSPGQFTLVFANCLPQLRVSMSVRSAMFNRPDPFDPSRRAYLSAGAAALPLVYSLLFFAYAALATIWAAVLLRRRRATFGIHYFMLAVVVLKAFNLLCEAEDKSYIERTGSAHGWDVLFYIFSFLKGISLFTLIVLIGTGWSFLKPYLQDREKKVLMAVIPLQVVANIAQVAIDESGPYARDWITWKQVFLLVDVICCCAVLFPIVWSIKNLREAARTDGKAAVNLMKLTLFRQYYVVVICYIYFTRVVVYALVTITSYRYLWTSVLAGELATLAFYIFTGFRFRPEAHNPYLAIDDDDEEEAAAEALRLDDEFEL encoded by the coding sequence ATGGCGATGGAGGCGAAAGCATTGGTGTTGGCGATGATGATCATGTTGTCGTGGATTTGGGCGGTGAGGGCTGAGATCCGGGAGATGGAGGTGTGGTCGGACGCGCGGTCCATCATCCCTTTCGACGAGTTCGGGTTTACCCGGTGGGGCGGCCTGGAGCTCAATGTCACCGGCATCGCCTTCTCTTCCGCATTGGAATCGACGGCGGCGGCCGCGGGCGACATGGACTTGTCGCAGCTTGGATTCTTCCTCTGCACCCGGGACGCCTGGCTGCACGTCCTCCGCCAGTTGCAGGACCTCGACATCACCTGCGCCCTCCAGTCCGACCTCGTCCGCGTCGTCTATTCCTTCGATCGCCTCCTCCCCCCGCCCAACCCGTCCGGCGTTGCCGTCGCCCGCGCCTCCACATTCCGCCTCGCCCTTAACCTCACCGACAGCCCCGGCCAGTTCACCCTTGTCTTCGCCAACTGCCTCCCCCAGCTCCGCGTCTCCATGTCCGTCCGCTCCGCCATGTTCAACCGCCCCGACCCCTTCGATCCCTCCCGTCGCGCCTATCTCTCCGCCGGCGCCGCCGCCCTGCCCCTCGTCTACTCCCTCCTTTTCTTCGCCTACGCTGCCCTGGCCACCATCTGGGCCGCCGTCCTCCTCCGCAGGCGCCGCGCCACCTTCGGCATTCACTACTTCATGCTCGCTGTCGTCGTCCTCAAGGCCTTCAACCTCCTCTGCGAGGCCGAGGACAAGTCCTACATAGAGCGCACCGGCTCTGCTCACGGCTGGGACGTCCTCTTCTACATCTTCAGCTTTCTCAAGGGGATCTCCCTCTTCACCCTCATCGTCCTCATCGGCACCGGCTGGTCCTTCCTCAAGCCCTACCTCCAGGACCGCGAGAAAAAGGTGCTCATGGCCGTCATCCCCCTCCAGGTCGTCGCCAACATAGCCCAGGTCGCCATCGACGAATCGGGACCCTACGCCCGCGACTGGATCACCTGGAAGCAGGTCTTCCTACTCGTCGACGTTATCTGCTGCTGCGCCGTCCTCTTCCCCATCGTCTGGTCCATCAAGAACCTACGAGAGGCCGCCAGGACTGACGGCAAGGCGGCCGTCAACCTCATGAAGCTCACCCTGTTCCGCCAGTACTACGTCGTCGTCATCTGCTACATCTACTTCACCAGAGTGGTGGTCTACGCCCTCGTCACCATAACCTCCTACCGGTACCTGTGGACCAGCGTGCTGGCTGGGGAGCTTGCCACCCTCGCTTTCTATATCTTCACCGGCTTCAGGTTCAGGCCCGAGGCGCACAACCCTTACCTTGCGattgacgacgacgacgaggaggaggCTGCCGCCGAGGCGCTCAGGCTGGATGACGAGTTCGAATTGTGA
- the LOC135607293 gene encoding putative mannan endo-1,4-beta-mannosidase 9 produces MHTEVLVYGLLLWTLLASRDSRAHGDTGFVRTNMTHFLVNRRPFSLNGFNAYWLMYVASFPEEGRSMVSSAFQEASTHGLTLARTWAFRDGGYKPLQRSPGVYDEDMFQGLDFVISEAKKYGIYLVLSLVNNFESFGGRTQYIQWARDEGRHLSSDDDFYRDEVVKSYYKNHVRAILTRVNTITGVAYKDEAAIFAWELVNEPRCETDPSGRTLQAWIEEMAAHVKSIDSNHLLEVGLEGFYGETIPERKKINLGYEMGTDFISNNQVQGVDFATIHAYPDMWMPGSTEQTQLAFLQSWIQSHVEDADAVLRKPLLISEFGKSSRLSNRTGDVKAALYTTVYDAIYASARGGGACRGGIFWNLLLGVQEMEGLRDGYEVIFSESPSLGQIISNQSHRISNLNGGSETEKKPRPALPSGNQWSISKRDRLLVSSIRILLFLFHFLLI; encoded by the exons ATGCACACGGAAGTCCTCGTCTACGGCTTGCTTCTGTGGACACTTTTGGCTTCTCGAGATAGCAGAGCTCACGGTGACACGGGTTTCGTGCGAACCAACATGACTCATTTCCTCGTGAACCGCCGCCCGTTCAGCTTGAACGGATTCAATGCTTACTGGTTGATGTACGTGGCGTCGTTCCCGGAGGAGGGACGGAGCATGGTTTCTTCTGCGTTCCAGGAGGCTTCTACCCATGGGCTCACACTGGCCAGGACTTGGGCTTTCCGGGACGGTGGATACAAACCCCTGCAGCGTTCTCCCGGCGTCTACGACGAGGACATGTTCCAG GGTTTGGATTTCGTGATTTCGGAGGCCAAGAAGTATGGGATCTATCTGGTACTGAGTTTGGTCAACAACTTTGAGAGCTTCGGGGGTAGAACGCAGTATATCCAGTGGGCGAGAGACGAGGGGCGTCACCTCAGCTCTGACGATGACTTCTACAGAGACGAAGTCGTCAAGAGTTACTACAAGAACCATGTCAGG GCAATACTAACCAGAGTTAACACCATAACCGGAGTAGCCTATAAGGACGAGGCCGCCATTTTTGCATGGGAACTCGTCAACGAGCCGCGCTGCGAAACCGATCCCTCTGGCCGGACATTGCAG GCTTGGATCGAGGAGATGGCTGCTCATGTGAAGTCCATCGACAGCAACCATTTGCTGGAAGTCGGGCTCGAAGGGTTCTACGGGGAGACGATTCCCGAGAGGAAAAAGATCAACCTTGGTTACGAAATGGGTACCGACTTCATAAGCAATAATCAAGTCCAAGGAGTTGACTTTGCCACCATCCACGCCTACCCTGATATGTG GATGCCGGGATCAACCGAGCAGACGCAGTTGGCTTTCCTCCAGTCTTGGATTCAGTCGCACGTCGAGGACGCCGACGCGGTTCTGCGAAAGCCGCTGCTGATATCGGAGTTCGGCAAATCCTCGAGGCTGTCGAACCGCACGGGGGACGTTAAGGCCGCCTTGTACACCACCGTGTACGACGCGATCTACGCGTCGGCCCGCGGCGGAGGCGCCTGCCGAGGCGGGATCTTCTGGAACCTGTTGTTGGGCGTGCAGGAAATGGAGGGGCTAAGAGATGGCTACGAAGTCATCTTCTCCGAGAGCCCTTCTCTGGGGCAGATCATCTCGAATCAGTCCCACCGCATCTCCAACCTCAACGGTGGCAGCGAGACCGAGAAGAAACCGAGACCTGCACTGCCAAGTGGCAATCAGTGGTCTATATCGAAGAGAGATCGTCTTCTTGTTTCATCCATTCGAATTCTTTTGTTCTTATTCCACTTCCTATTAATTTGA
- the LOC135606458 gene encoding NAC domain-containing protein 43-like, which translates to MSISVNGQSCVPPGFRFHPTEEELLNYYLRKKVTSEKIDLDVIRDVDLNKLEPWDIQEKCRIGSTPQNDWYFFSHKDKKYPTGTRTNRATAAGFWKATGRDKVIYSSVKRIGMRKTLVFYKGRAPHGQKSDWIMHEYRLDDHSDLLSQSNTSSAMGEATNQEDGWVVCRVFKKKNHHKSIGSPNNSCSVTSDAKTQLLHHPGSGDDALDQILQYMGRSCKRESHGTSINDVNPNNANRHLRPIETVFACGLQEMFMKLPGLQSPTVPSLPDTFPLDHSCDNQTSYGSSAVLHAGASSGNGYCADPAVGDWAAFDRLLASQLNGPFEEPKPLPCCDDPCFTFHSSAGYHHGGGGGGSGDGDLWSMTRTTSSQSDRISHVSM; encoded by the exons ATGAGCATCTCTGTGAATGGCCAGTCCTGCGTCCCCCCGGGCTTCCGCTTTCACCCCACCGAGGAGGAGCTGCTCAACTACTACCTGCGGAAGAAGGTCACCTCCGAGAAGATCGACCTGGACGTTATCCGCGACGTCGATCTCAACAAGCTCGAGCCCTGGGACATCCAAG AGAAGTGCAGGATCGGTTCGACTCCGCAGAACGACTGGTACTTCTTCAGCCACAAGGACAAGAAGTACCCGACGGGGACTCGAACCAACCGAGCCACGGCCGCTGGGTTCTGGAAAGCCACCGGCCGTGACAAGGTCATCTACTCCAGCGTCAAGCGTATCGGGATGAGGAAGACGCTCGTGTTCTACAAAGGTCGCGCCCCTCACGGCCAGAAGTCGGATTGGATCATGCACGAGTACCGGCTCGATGACCACTCCGACCTCCTCTCTCAATCCAAC ACCTCGAGCGCCATGGGAGAAGCGACAAACCAGGAAGACGGGTGGGTGGTCTGCcgggtgttcaagaagaagaaccACCACAAGAGCATCGGCAGCCCGAACAACTCCTGCTCCGTCACCAGCGACGCCAAGACCCAGCTGCTGCACCACCCGGGCAGCGGCGACGACGCATTGGACCAAATCCTCCAGTACATGGGCAGATCGTGCAAGCGGGAAAGCCATGGGACGAGCATCAACGACGTGAACCCGAACAACGCCAACCGGCATCTCAGGCCGATCGAGACCGTCTTCGCTTGCGGCCTGCAGGAGATGTTCATGAAGCTGCCGGGTCTCCAGAGCCCGACCGTCCCGTCGCTCCCCGATACCTTCCCTCTCGACCACTCTTGCGACAACCAAACAAGCTACGGCTCGTCGGCGGTGCTGCACGCGGGCGCGAGCTCGGGCAATGGCTACTGTGCGGATCCAGCCGTCGGGGACTGGGCTGCATTCGACCGCCTACTCGCCTCCCAACTCAACGGCCCATTCGAGGAGCCGAAGCCGCTGCCCTGCTGCGACGACCCCTGCTTCACCTTCCACTCGTCAGCCGGTTACCaccatggcggcggcggcggcggcagtggcGACGGCGATCTCTGGAGCATGACGCGGACGACTTCGTCCCAGTCGGACCGCATCAGCCACGTGTCTATGTAA
- the LOC135607294 gene encoding protein LEAD-SENSITIVE 1-like, with product MEPSLASRGDRGGPSTGVFSNRIEREQLVPGDHIYSWRSACIYAHHGIYVGDGMVIHYTGAAGQEIGTGTFVNRIFSISSSPWRNSTPVCERCGVDQSRQNGVTKSCLDCFLAGFNLCLFRYSVTPAFFITQARGGTCTLAVSDPPEVVLHRARYLLGNNGFGTYSLFNNNCEDFAMYCKTGLLVDASSGAATRSGQISSLAAAMTLVASSPLGFLATGGGGLVVAGAMYSISRYLSDISIRWDVIKIPVETLVSRLPMSNPGAAS from the exons ATGGAACCTAGCCTCGCCTCAAGGGGAGATAGAGGAGGCCCCAGCACAGGGGTTTTCTCCAACAGGATCGAGAGGGAGCAGCTGGTTCCCGGCGATCACATCTATTCATGGAGATCCGCCTGCATCTACGCCCATCATG GGATATATGTGGGGGATGGCATGGTGATTCACTACACAGGGGCAGCAGGACAGGAAATTGGAACAGGAACTTTTGTAAACCGAAttttctccatctcctcctctccATGGAGGAATTCCACACCTGTTTGTGAAAGGTGTGGTGTTGATCAGAGCAGACAAAATGGAGTAACCAAATCATGCCTTGACTGCTTTCTTGCTGGATTTAATCTCTGCCTCTTTCGTTACTCCGTAACTCCAGCTTTCTTCATCACTCAAGCTCGTGGGGGAACCTGCACGCTTGCAGTTTCAGATCCCCCCGAAGTCGTCCTCCATCGAGCACGATATCTCCTCGGTAACAATGGATTCGGCACGTATAGCTTGTTCAACAACAACTGTGAGGACTTTGCCATGTATTGCAAAACCGGGCTGCTGGTGGATGCATCTTCCGGTGCCGCCACACGAAGTGGGCAAATATCATCCCTTGCAGCTGCAATGACTCTGGTTGCATCATCACCTCTTGGGTTCTTGGCCACAGGCGGCGGTGGCCTGGTGGTGGCGGGTGCCATGTACAGTATCAGTCGGTATCTATCTGATATCAGCATCAGGTGGGATGTCATTAAGATCCCTGTCGAAACCTTGGTTTCCCGATTGCCCATGAGCAACCCCGGAGCTGCCAGCTAA